In Saccharicrinis fermentans DSM 9555 = JCM 21142, a genomic segment contains:
- a CDS encoding glycosyltransferase gives MIYSFIILHYQAFEDTIECVDSIFNNIKRDDYNIIIVDNKSPNDSGKILQKKYNGHPKVKIIELDKNIGFANGNNIGCEYAYKTYNSDFYIVINNDTIIEDRLFVDKIIDIYKETHFDVLGPCIWSIVDEVDQNPVPYPTDSLKKSFKALLYNIALFVLNFVNKDTALIRFVDGKRSKRTKNNTVLGGRTESEKGIKLHGAAVIFSNKYYSKYKSAFDPRTFMYCEEDILYSRIKNDKLVSIYNSTLKILHKEDVASNAVMSNGQLRRRFKFKHSIWSSFVLLRIYMHSWFRSLRSRY, from the coding sequence ATGATATATTCATTTATAATACTACATTATCAGGCATTTGAAGATACAATAGAATGTGTGGATTCAATTTTTAATAATATAAAAAGGGATGATTACAATATAATAATTGTTGACAATAAGTCCCCCAACGATAGTGGTAAGATTCTGCAAAAAAAATACAATGGTCACCCAAAAGTGAAAATTATAGAACTTGATAAAAATATAGGTTTTGCAAATGGCAACAATATAGGGTGTGAATATGCCTATAAAACTTATAATTCGGATTTTTATATAGTGATTAATAATGATACCATTATCGAAGATAGATTATTTGTAGATAAAATTATAGATATATATAAGGAAACACATTTTGATGTATTAGGACCATGTATTTGGTCTATTGTAGATGAAGTTGATCAAAATCCTGTACCTTATCCTACTGATTCATTAAAAAAAAGCTTTAAAGCCCTTTTATATAATATAGCATTATTCGTTTTAAATTTTGTCAATAAAGACACAGCTCTAATAAGATTTGTTGATGGTAAGAGGAGTAAAAGGACAAAAAACAATACAGTTCTTGGAGGTAGAACCGAAAGTGAAAAAGGTATTAAACTGCATGGAGCAGCTGTTATTTTTTCAAATAAGTACTATAGCAAATATAAAAGTGCTTTTGATCCTAGAACTTTTATGTATTGCGAAGAAGATATTCTATACTCTAGAATTAAAAATGATAAGCTAGTTTCGATATATAATTCTACGCTAAAGATATTACACAAAGAAGATGTTGCTTCAAACGCAGTGATGTCAAACGGTCAGCTCCGAAGAAGATTTAAATTTAAACATTCAATATGGTCTTCGTTTGTCTTGCTTAGAATATATATGCATAGTTGGTTTAGGTCCTTGCGTTCTCGTTATTAG